One Chitinophaga sp. H8 DNA window includes the following coding sequences:
- a CDS encoding response regulator transcription factor: MAKVLLIEDEWQLGQIVKDSLEMRGFDMLYAADGREGLQMFQQHKPDVVVLDIMMPNMDGFMVTAEIRKTDKYTPIIFLTAKSQTVDVVKGFELGGNDYLKKPFSMDELIVRIKALLKRFDEQPVPQEADEGSVIIGQYAFNYAKQTLTRNHNTEFMSHREAEILRRLYEHKNEVMERKKVLLDLWGDDNFFNARSMDVFITKLRRYLKDDSRVQIVNIRGVGYKLIF; the protein is encoded by the coding sequence ATGGCAAAAGTACTGTTGATAGAAGATGAATGGCAACTCGGGCAGATTGTTAAGGACAGCCTGGAGATGAGGGGGTTTGATATGTTATATGCAGCAGATGGACGGGAAGGTTTGCAGATGTTCCAGCAACATAAGCCTGATGTGGTGGTCCTGGACATTATGATGCCTAATATGGATGGCTTTATGGTGACGGCTGAGATACGCAAGACGGACAAATATACGCCTATCATTTTCCTGACAGCCAAATCGCAGACAGTGGATGTGGTAAAAGGTTTTGAGCTGGGAGGCAATGATTATCTGAAGAAGCCCTTTAGTATGGATGAGCTGATTGTCCGTATCAAGGCGTTGCTGAAGCGGTTTGATGAGCAGCCTGTTCCACAGGAAGCAGATGAAGGCAGTGTTATTATAGGGCAATATGCCTTTAACTATGCTAAGCAAACCCTTACCAGGAACCATAATACGGAGTTCATGTCGCACAGGGAGGCTGAGATATTAAGACGTTTATATGAGCATAAGAATGAGGTGATGGAGCGTAAAAAAGTATTGCTGGACCTTTGGGGAGATGATAATTTTTTTAATGCCCGTAGTATGGATGTGTTTATTACCAAATTGCGCCGTTATCTGAAAGATGATTCCCGTGTACAGATTGTAAATATCCGGGGAGTAGGGTATAAACTGATCTTCTGA